In one Mycobacterium sp. NBC_00419 genomic region, the following are encoded:
- a CDS encoding M20 family metallopeptidase has translation MPTLTASTRVEDVVGACRGDLIELSHSIHAEPELAFDEHRSAAKAQALVAERGFAISAAAGGLNTAFRADYGSGPLVIGICAEYDALPGIGHACGHNIIAAAAVGAALALAEVADDLGLTVALIGTPAEESGGGKALLIDAGLFDDVVASAMIHPGPIDIAAARSLSLSEVTVTYTGRESHAAVAPYLGVNAADAVTVAQVAIGLLRQQMAPGQMAHGIVTEGGAATNIIPGRARLQYTMRAADGASRLALEDKMRGCFAAGALATGCEYSIVEAAPAYAELKPDAWLAEVFRDEMVRFGRQPVPPDVEAALPLGSTDMGNVTQLLPGIHPVVGIEAGGAVIHQPGFTAAAAGPSADRAVAEGAIMLARTIVRLAQTPSERDRVLELQQRRVRA, from the coding sequence ATGCCTACGCTGACTGCGTCGACCCGGGTCGAGGACGTCGTCGGTGCGTGTCGTGGCGACCTGATCGAGTTGTCGCACTCGATCCATGCCGAGCCTGAGCTGGCGTTCGACGAGCACCGCAGCGCTGCGAAGGCCCAAGCCCTGGTAGCCGAGCGCGGGTTCGCGATCAGCGCGGCAGCCGGTGGACTGAACACGGCGTTTCGCGCCGACTACGGAAGCGGCCCGCTGGTCATCGGGATCTGCGCGGAATACGACGCGCTTCCCGGGATCGGGCACGCCTGCGGGCACAACATCATCGCCGCCGCCGCGGTGGGAGCGGCGCTGGCGCTGGCCGAGGTCGCCGACGACCTCGGGCTCACCGTCGCCCTGATCGGGACGCCCGCCGAGGAGTCCGGCGGAGGCAAGGCACTGCTGATCGACGCCGGCCTGTTCGACGACGTCGTCGCCTCCGCGATGATCCACCCGGGTCCGATCGATATCGCGGCCGCCCGGTCGCTGTCGCTCTCGGAGGTGACGGTGACCTACACCGGCCGCGAGTCGCATGCCGCCGTGGCGCCGTATCTGGGAGTCAACGCCGCCGACGCGGTGACGGTCGCGCAGGTGGCGATCGGGCTGCTGCGCCAGCAGATGGCGCCCGGCCAGATGGCTCACGGCATCGTCACCGAAGGCGGAGCGGCCACCAACATCATCCCGGGGCGGGCCCGCCTGCAGTACACGATGCGGGCCGCCGACGGCGCGTCGCGGCTGGCGCTCGAGGACAAGATGCGGGGTTGTTTTGCCGCCGGCGCGCTGGCCACCGGCTGCGAGTACTCGATCGTCGAGGCCGCGCCGGCCTACGCCGAACTCAAGCCGGATGCCTGGCTGGCCGAGGTGTTCCGCGACGAGATGGTCCGATTCGGACGCCAGCCCGTTCCCCCCGATGTCGAGGCCGCGCTCCCGCTGGGCTCCACCGACATGGGTAACGTCACTCAACTGCTGCCCGGCATCCACCCGGTGGTCGGCATCGAGGCCGGCGGTGCGGTCATTCACCAGCCCGGTTTCACCGCGGCTGCCGCCGGGCCCAGCGCTGACCGGGCCGTCGCCGAAGGGGCAATCATGTTGGCGCGCACAATAGTTCGCTTGGCACAGACACCGTCCGAACGAGACCGGGTGCTGGAATTGCAGCAACGGCGGGTTCGCGCATGA
- a CDS encoding amidohydrolase, with translation MSLADSAESWLAAHFDDLVEWRRHIHRNPELGRQEFATTQFVAERLVDAGLNPKVLPGGTGLTCDFGPEHAPRIALRADMDALPMAERTGAPYSSTVPNVAHACGHDAHTAMLLGAATALAAVPELPVGVRLLFQPAEELMPGGALDAIAAGALSGVSRIFALHCDPRLAVGRVAIIPGPITSAADSIEITLHSPGGHTSRPHLTSDLVYGMGTLITGLPGVLSRRIDPRHSTVMVWGAANAGVAANAIPQTGTLAGTVRTASRETWVGMEDLVHEIVSGLLAPLGIEHSLRYHRGVPPVVNEERSTQIMTHAIEAVDPEALADTRQSGGGEDFSWYLEEVPGAMARLGVWGGEGPQLDLHQPTFDLDERALAVGVRVLVNVIEQSGDFE, from the coding sequence ATGAGCCTCGCCGACAGCGCCGAGTCCTGGCTTGCCGCCCACTTCGACGATCTGGTCGAGTGGCGTCGCCACATCCACCGCAATCCGGAGCTGGGCCGTCAGGAGTTCGCCACCACCCAGTTCGTCGCCGAGCGCCTCGTCGATGCCGGACTCAACCCGAAGGTGCTGCCCGGCGGGACCGGACTGACGTGTGACTTCGGCCCCGAGCATGCCCCGCGGATCGCGCTGCGCGCCGATATGGACGCCCTGCCGATGGCCGAACGGACCGGCGCGCCGTACTCGTCGACCGTGCCGAACGTGGCGCACGCATGCGGTCACGACGCGCACACCGCCATGCTGCTCGGCGCCGCGACCGCACTGGCCGCGGTGCCTGAACTGCCGGTCGGTGTGCGGCTGCTCTTCCAGCCCGCCGAGGAGTTGATGCCCGGCGGTGCCCTCGACGCGATCGCCGCCGGCGCGCTGAGCGGGGTGTCGCGGATCTTCGCCCTGCACTGCGATCCTCGGCTGGCTGTCGGCCGGGTGGCGATCATCCCCGGGCCGATCACGTCGGCGGCCGATTCGATCGAGATCACGCTGCACTCGCCCGGTGGGCACACCTCGCGTCCGCATCTGACCTCGGACCTGGTCTACGGAATGGGCACGCTGATCACCGGACTGCCCGGGGTGCTGTCCCGGCGCATCGACCCGCGGCACAGCACGGTGATGGTGTGGGGTGCGGCCAATGCCGGGGTGGCGGCCAACGCGATTCCGCAGACCGGCACGCTGGCCGGTACCGTGCGCACCGCCAGCCGGGAAACCTGGGTGGGCATGGAAGATCTTGTGCACGAGATTGTTTCGGGTCTGCTGGCGCCGCTGGGCATCGAGCATTCGCTGCGATACCACCGCGGCGTGCCGCCAGTGGTCAACGAGGAGCGGTCCACCCAGATCATGACGCACGCCATCGAGGCCGTCGACCCCGAAGCGCTGGCCGACACCCGCCAATCCGGTGGGGGCGAGGACTTCTCCTGGTACCTCGAAGAGGTGCCCGGTGCGATGGCGCGGCTCGGGGTGTGGGGCGGCGAGGGCCCGCAACTCGACCTGCACCAGCCGACCTTCGACCTCGATGAGCGAGCACTGGCGGTGGGCGTGCGGGTGCTGGTGAACGTCATCGAGCAGTCGGGGGATTTCGAGTGA
- the galE gene encoding UDP-glucose 4-epimerase GalE — protein sequence MKLLVTGGAGYVGSVCAAVLLEEGHEVVVVDDLSTGNADAVPRGAQFVQADMVEAAPGLLGDGSFDGVLHFAAKSLVGESVVSPELYWFGNVVKTLQLLEAMRAAGTPRLVFSSTAATYGEPESVPITEDSPTRPTNAYGATKLAIDHAITSYAAAHGLAATSLRYFNVAGAYGGLGERHATETHLIPLVLQVATGARDEILVFGTDWPTPDGTCIRDYIHVRDLADAHVLALQTAQPGSHRIYNLGNGTGFSVREVIACCERVVGKPIAARDVERRAGDPAVLIASSEKAVTELGWQPKHTGLDEIVSDAWEFTRSR from the coding sequence GTGAAACTTCTCGTCACCGGCGGAGCCGGATACGTCGGAAGCGTCTGTGCCGCGGTGCTACTCGAAGAGGGCCACGAGGTGGTGGTGGTCGACGACCTGTCGACCGGCAACGCCGACGCGGTACCCCGGGGTGCGCAGTTCGTGCAGGCCGACATGGTCGAGGCCGCGCCGGGGCTGCTCGGCGACGGATCCTTCGACGGGGTACTGCATTTCGCCGCCAAGTCGCTCGTGGGTGAGTCGGTGGTGTCCCCGGAGCTGTACTGGTTCGGCAACGTCGTCAAGACGCTGCAGCTGCTGGAGGCGATGCGCGCCGCCGGGACGCCGCGGCTGGTGTTCTCCTCGACGGCGGCGACCTACGGTGAGCCTGAGTCGGTGCCCATCACCGAGGACTCGCCCACCCGGCCGACCAACGCCTACGGCGCCACCAAGCTCGCCATCGACCACGCGATCACCTCGTATGCCGCGGCGCACGGCCTGGCCGCCACCAGCTTGCGCTACTTCAACGTCGCCGGGGCCTACGGCGGGCTGGGGGAGCGCCACGCCACCGAGACACACTTGATCCCGCTGGTGCTGCAGGTCGCGACCGGCGCCCGCGACGAGATCCTGGTCTTCGGCACCGACTGGCCGACTCCTGACGGCACCTGCATCCGCGACTACATCCATGTGCGTGACCTGGCCGACGCGCATGTCCTGGCTTTGCAGACCGCCCAGCCCGGCTCGCACCGGATCTACAACCTCGGTAACGGCACCGGCTTCTCGGTGCGTGAGGTCATCGCGTGCTGCGAGCGGGTGGTCGGCAAGCCGATCGCCGCGCGTGACGTCGAGCGGCGCGCCGGTGACCCGGCGGTGCTGATCGCCTCCAGCGAGAAGGCCGTCACCGAACTCGGCTGGCAGCCCAAGCACACCGGTCTCGACGAGATCGTCTCCGACGCTTGGGAGTTCACCCGCTCGCGCTGA
- a CDS encoding gamma-glutamylcyclotransferase, whose protein sequence is MPLYAAYGSNMHPEQMLERAPHSPMAGTGWLHGWRLTFAGEDIGWEGALATLVEDPDSSVFVVLYDMTPADEETLDRWEGSELGFHKKIRCRIDRESSDTTTDPVLAWLYVVDAWEGGLPSARYLGVMADAAEIAGAPDEYVHHLRTRPARNIGPGHGGG, encoded by the coding sequence GTGCCGCTGTACGCCGCTTACGGATCCAACATGCATCCAGAGCAGATGCTGGAGCGGGCACCGCATTCCCCGATGGCGGGTACGGGCTGGCTGCACGGGTGGCGCCTGACCTTCGCCGGGGAGGACATCGGCTGGGAGGGCGCCCTGGCCACCCTCGTCGAAGACCCCGACTCCAGCGTGTTCGTGGTGCTCTACGACATGACGCCGGCCGACGAGGAGACCCTGGATCGCTGGGAAGGCTCCGAGCTGGGCTTCCACAAAAAGATCCGCTGCCGCATCGATCGCGAATCCTCGGACACCACAACCGATCCCGTGCTGGCATGGCTGTACGTGGTGGACGCCTGGGAGGGCGGCCTGCCCTCGGCGCGCTACCTCGGGGTGATGGCCGACGCGGCCGAGATCGCCGGCGCTCCGGACGAGTACGTCCACCACCTTCGTACCCGCCCCGCCCGCAATATCGGGCCGGGCCACGGCGGCGGCTAG